Within the Dermacentor silvarum isolate Dsil-2018 chromosome 8, BIME_Dsil_1.4, whole genome shotgun sequence genome, the region gaggatagatccttcttcgtacttacagaagatgCAATGACATCCCACtatgtcaccagcaaaggtgtgccacaaggcgcaGTGTTAAGCtccacgctcttcaacgtagcactgctaggccttgttggatcattgccaaggacggtccatatatccatctatgcagatggATATATGGACTATATACAAGGTGGCATCTGGGCGGTCGGCGTAACttgtccgcagatacgagcgagactgcagaaggcggtcagacaaacgtcgtcttatctgcgtatgaaaggcctagaattatcctccgaaaagtgccgattagtcgcatttacgcgcaaaacaatgactccatatgttatacgcataaatgggcAAGTCATTGCTTACAAAACAAAACAccgcttccttggagtcatcatcgatcatgatttgtcttggacgccacatattttatatatgaaaaagaggttgactgcaatagcccATGTATTCAAGTTcgtcggcggaaagtcttggggtgcatctgtgcaatcaatgctacagctgtaccaagcattatttatgggcttccgaAGATACAGCCTacccgtgctgggaagcaccagtaaaacgaaccttcgtacactccagagtatgcaagcccaagttctacggacgtgcctcggcctccctaagtgtgcatccacagcggccacaatcgccatagcacgtgaccaccctgtatcaacgtactttgcagtcgccgctctaagagtgcacattcgacatgtcgcaaggacgccctttcaccatcttgcttgcctgcgaacaactaggccgcatacgagttttagccgtctcctgactatacatggagcatcgctaccatcgaattacgtccctacagcatggccttcgttgccactgtggtctctgcattcacctcgaatatgccttgccattccaggcgtaaagaagaaggcacaaatgccgccAGCAGCATTGAAgaaggcagcattattgctactacatgaggtccacagtgaccgcttacatgtttacacagatgggccggtcatgcactccagttcagcagctgcagtatttgtcccagcaaaatctacagcaataaaattccggacatcgcacttgacatcaacgacggctgtcgaacttacagctctgtgtgcagcaatgaaatttatcgaccaggaaccgccccagaaatggtctatcttctgcgattccaaggcctccctccagagtttgctctctgcactacgccgtgtaccccacgaacgacttgtcgcggacacacgtgaactttaccatcaggcagttgacaaaggacatgacatcgtctttcaatggctgccaagtcactgtggtatctttgaaaacgagcaagcggacgcagccgctcgatcttcacataccagtaccgattgcgtcgctatccatatatatgtccagaacagacgcagcatgaaagctccgtgcgcttgctcgcgagcttacgttagcccactggaattcaatggactttaaaaaccagcgcctcggttccctggatcctaatctgaagctccgccttccacatggcttaccacgacgggaggtaactctcattggtcgcctaagacttggagtagctttcacgaacgcgtactcctaccttatcggaatggtcacaagtccagattgtgaaacttactggtgcaaagagacgatagcacatcttctgtgcatagcctcctatattttttatgttctgtctgattgtcgtcgttttagtgcacaaaggaaagtcctcagaaacacgctcgacaagatagacagccgtccccttacggaagccacaattcttggtccctggtcccagccgacgtcggaacgaactgctttaaaagcgctagtacgctttttaataGAATCAGGActtcgtgaaaaactatagaattgtgcggactgatgtttttttttgtttttttttcttctttttaatcttctcttgttttctaatcttttctgcccttaccccatccccctgtgcagagtagtcaaccggacacttaacctggctaacctctccgcctttcgcctcttattttccttccttccttccctgtCGCTTTTGGGACGACCACATCAACCGCATTCACCGGTCTCGTTTCCAACACTTACAGGGGTGAAGCTAGTGAACCGttatgaattctttttttttctttttttttttcagccccaTATTCCCGTCACGCGCGATCAAAGCTGAAGCCTGCGCTTAAAGCGCATTCGGAGGGCTTGTCGCAGCGTCTCGTAAACTGCTTACTCCGCAAGCAGACTCAGCCGTGGTTGTCGTGGAATGGGCGCACATGTATGGGACGAGCATTGGATTACAACGATGATACAGGCATAGTTACTGATGAAGCCGCTTGCTAACTTGGACAATCTGTAATCTTTCAAAGTGCCTCCTCGCCTACCATCTCTCTAATCTCGTTTTTCTTTCTATTCATCTGACGCGACGCATTTGCTTTCGCAGCTGACGTGATTTAGATGCCGTCCCGCGGTCGAAGCGATGCCCTCCTTTGTCTCGTCGATAACTGCCGCGTCACCGCCGTGAAGTTCTACTTGGCTGATGCTTAGCGCTCGCGGGCGTTGAGCGATTTGCGTTTGGGGCGGGGTTCGCCGAACTCAAACTCAAAGCTGTTGCTCGTTTGTTCAGTCGTGCTTCTCGGTAACTGTTAAACATCGTTCTCGGGAGACAAGTTCCGCTATCTGCTTCGCTGTAGATAAAACCTCGCCGTATGTACAAGGTGTACCACTTTCAAAGGGAAACCAAAGAGAAATACTGACCTCGGTTAGTGGGTCATGCCCTTCAAGGAGTTATTGATCCGCAGTATCCGCAAACAATACGTAAAAACAAAAGGCAGTTGTCAAAACCCTTTTGAAATTCACTCATCGGCGCATCATGACGTCAGAGCTTCTAGCAGAGTCAGCTTGGCGCTGATTATCGTCCAACATTGCATTCGAAAGTAAGCGCGAGGGTTTGAGTAGGCACCTCTCGTGAACTTTTCTTGTTCAAAAGAGGTTCTGCTGCGAAAGAATGTCGTAAAATATGCGACGCCAGACAAACGTCATCTACACTGAGGTTTGAACGCTAGACACAATGACGAAGTCTGGCCTTGATTTTCTCTTTTAATAACCAATTTCTATGTCCTTATTATCGTTTGTCACCGTATTTTTATTGCGTCTTCATCGCCAAATCAAAAGCTGACGGTGGTTGTTTAGTACGCACACTGTGGATGTAAACGAAACcatgtcatcatcattatcatcattgtTATCATTAACGTACTTTTACTGTCAGCGCGAAATACCTGCCAAACCTTCACATTGACTGGGCCGCGGTTCGCAGCGCATTGTGGTGTGAAATTACGAAAGGTTCGAGACAATACAAAAGCACAATGTCCTGCAAACAACAAAGGTACATCGTCTTGTTTGTAGATTAACGACACGTATTAACGCTCTTAGCGCCCTTCGAAAAACAAAGCTTCAAGTTATTTGCTTTCGCCCAAGGAAAATAATTCGTCCGGGAGCCATTCAGTACTTGGTTCAAACAAATACGCATGTGCAAGCTCTCAGAATCGCGTGCTCATTTTCTTCAGCACGAATCATTCACGTATAGACGAAGTTCACAAACAGGTTTACACAGGATACGGAATTAATTTGGCGATTAACATTTCAGAACCACGTTCTCATTGAACGGAAAAGGAAAATAAGGTGCACGAGATACGCGTACATTTTTGGTTCGGGGTGCGATCTGCATCGCACCCTCACGTTTTTGTTGTCTTTTTCTTAGACATGAGTGCGGGGTCCCCTGCAAGAAAAAGCTGATCCCGTGCTTGCATATAGCGTTGTGATTGTATCGTTTCGTAATACTAATCGCGGGCAAAGAATCACACCGACGGTTTTCCCGCCTTCGTAATTTGCGCCGTCCGGTCTAGTGGCACGCGATCGATCGTCTATGTAGGCGCACTGTAGGGGCAGCTGAAACAAGTGGATAAGGTTTCCGCAAATAGGCAATCGTGATAGCATGAGAAGCTTGGCCTAACAAGCGAAGCGCAAGAGGCACGTTATGGAAGATAGATGTCGCTCGGCGCCACACCTTTCGCGTCGAAGTACACTTGCTCCGTTATTTATATGCAGCCACGGCTGATGTTTTGCAGCGGTTATCGATATAGCAGCGCGGTGCTTCGCTGGGCGTCGGTTTCGGGAAATGTTCGCGCGCCGTGCAGGCATCGGATTTCGTGGCTTTTCTTTTTCGTAGCGTCTGAAGTAAGCGTATGCCGGCTCGTGTTCCCGTTTCCGACCAAGCCTCGCTGGAGGTGAAACGCGTTGTGCGTGAATTACCGCAAAGCGCCCTTGCCTGTAATGACACCTGACTGCGTAATCATCCATCGTCTTTCCGAAGGAATAGTTGGGTGTTAAAGACGATTGAGATAAAGGGAGCTACAATTCGATGCTAACAAATGCGGGCGATCTTCCTGTCTTTGCAAGTATAGGTTCGGCGTGGTTAATTGCGTGCAATATATACCAACACGTGCGGCGAATATGCAAGTGGCAAAGACAACTGAGTAGTCTGATGGGCACCGTATGCGCGTTATTGGTCATTAAGCAAATAACTTCATAATCGGGTACAGAGGACAAGTGTTCTGTGTTACGAGTCTGATCGGGGCAGACACGTCTTCGTTGCCGCAGGAGATAGGCTCGCGCATCTTTTGATAAAGCTAACGGCATTGATTGGTCCGGTATTGCGTATTACATTCGCGTGGTTCTAGCAGAAGTTTTGTCTTTAGGGGTATGCCAGTTACAAACCGCTTACCTTTCTGAGAAGCCGAGCTCTTTTTCACAAGCCTGCTTCGTTTGCTATACGTGGCCGATAGGGTATACATACGTCTACGTTGTTGCTGCTACCACTGCTGTTACCGTGCTGCTTAGAATGCTTCTCCTAACTATATGCCAACATTTTTTTGTATGGTTTGACGAATACCCCACCATCGCGTAGAATGTAAGTGAGTTCAATGGGACTGGTTGCTCTCACACATAAAATCAGCATTATTGAAATTGATACTTTGAGCTTATAATGGCCGGTAGGTTTAGATTAGTTGTCGCTTATAGCTTGAAGGTTCTGGCTTGTACTTCTGAAACCTACTGGCCTCTTAACTCATATTTTAGATCGACTTGAATGGAAAGGCGCTGGACACGGGTTCCCCAGGACTAGGACAaatgtttcttcaactgcgaagctttctgtcTCAGGAAACCTCAGTGCGTTTCCTTTCTACCTTCATGCTAGTGTCGAATAGTAATTTTATAAATATATGTAGCAATACCATACCATGTTACAATACTATAGATTCAAGGCAGATATATGTCTAGAGGCGTTTCGCCTTAAATGCATTTCGGTGTCTTTCCCTTATCACAGCTGCAGTCTTCGTGTTCACTGGATGCTGTAGTCGATGAACTTGTCGATACCATCTTAGTAATGTGCGTTGTTGGGCGAGCAGGTACTACATACTTAGAGGCTAGACCACTTTGCATCAAATAATAGCGCAGCGTATAATTCCGATGCCAAATCGCAACCGAGTTGCTTCCAGGGCATTTACGCCATTCATTTCGGCCGAGGTTGCTTTAAAATAAATTTCATCTCCACCGACGAGCTCGGCATTCTAAACAGCGATAACATTCACTCAGTACTTAGATTACATGCTTGACACCGCTAATCCTATTTGTACTCGCGAAACTTGTTCCTAAATAAGGACGACCCTCTCTGACGTTCCTGTAAATAAAATATATTTCAGTTCCTAAGAAAGAAGAGAGTGACTTTGCACCACAGCCACTGGTGCATAACCATGGCACAGGTCCATATTAATCACACAGACGTTGCAACAGGTACAGGTTTATTTTCAATGTGTGCTGTTCACCGCATAGTTGGATGCACGGAACGCGGTTGCAAATAATATAGAGTTCATGGCTTTGTCAATAGCGGCCTTACATATAGCACGCAAGCAAACAGCGCATTCACGGGCTAGTGGGCGAACTGCGTTACCAGCACCTTTACGCTCACTATATACCAGAATTCTGTTTCTAGTCGCCAGTTTAACGCATGCGGACACTTCCTTTGAATTCGACGCACTAAATACGATAAAACCAACATAGGCTTCCTATATGAAAATGCCTGCGCGTTCTTAATGCGATATCGCTACCATAGGATGGCGCTTTTTTTCATTGCGAGTCACGATTTGCAGAATGAAAGTGTCGCCGTGGTCCTGCCCAAAAATGTATGGCTTGCCAGCTTGTACGATCATGACGTCGCGCCTCCGAGGGAACGTGCACACTGTATCTGACTCGTGTGCAAGCAGAAGCACTGCCGACGATAGAGCCTTCAAAAATACCAGCTCGGACCATATAGCAGCGATAAGACGGCACTGTCGGGGGCGTGGGTGCTAGTTCATGCACAGCTCGTGGGGCTTCATGAGGGGCAGCGCTTTGAGCAGCTCGTCGACCCCTTGCTCGAGGGAGACACTCGCTCGGAAGCCCAGCTCCTCTCGGATGCGAGCGTGCGACACGCGATAGTCGCGCCTGTCCTGATCTCGACCCGGCGCGCCCAGCAGCAGCCGCACTCCGCCGGCCCGGTCGCAGATGAGCCGCGCCAGCTTCGCCTTGGTCACGTTGAGCGCGTCGTCGCCCACGTTGAAGGCGCGACCGCGCATCTCGTCGTAGCGGTCGAGCGCCAGCGCGAAGGCCCGCGCGGCGTCGCGCACGTGCAGCAGGCTGCGCCAGAAGTCCGGCTCGTACACCTCCAACTCGCCGTCGCGGAGCGCGCGCCGCGACAGGTCGTTGACGAGCAGGTCGACGCGCATCCGAGGAGCCACGCCGAACACGGTGGCGAGCCGCAGCGCGACGCATCCGTGCTTCAGAACCAGGTCTTCGGCCTGCTCCTTGGTGCTGCCGTACACCGAGAGGGGCGACAGCGGCGTTTCCTCGGTGCAAAGACCTTCCGTGACGGCGCCGTAGCACGAGCCGGTCGAGGCGAACACCAGCCGCTGAGAGGGCGAAAGCTGTTCGAGCACCGTCCGCGTGCCGCCCACGTTGATGGACTCGGCGAGCTCGGGGTCGCGGCTGCACGCCGGGTAGCCCACCACGGCTGCCAGGTGCACCACGGCGCCGACGCCTTTGAGCGCGGACGCCAGCGCTGCGCCGTCCCGGACGTCGCCACGCACGAGGCGCACGCGGTGGGCCACCGGCAGCAGCGGGCCCAGCCCGCGGGAGAACGTGTCGTACACGGCCACGCGCCAGCCGCGCTCCAGCAGGAGTGGCACCAGGCAAGAGCCTAGGTAGCCCGCGCCGCCCGTCACCAGCACTTCCTCGGCCGCCGGCATCCTGCGAAACGCACGTCGTTCGCACGCAAGCCTCCCGGTATAGCGCTTAAGCGCTCAGTGTATATATTTTGGCTGGCCGACGGCAGCATTTCCAAGTATGCGTTATGCGTACTTGTTTCGTCATCTACATATATTTTAGTTAGAATGGACATATGTCTTCAATGAGAGTACGAGAGTGAGATATACATAATTCTGATAGAAAAGATCACCGCCACTGGTGCCGCATAAACaaaacacacagacagacagataaaGTGCACCGCCTGCTCCGCGTGCATGAACGGCAAGAGGGTGCTACcgaaaaacaaaagaacaagaaTCAGCGCGATGAATATAAGTGAGTCCAATTCCTCTAGCGCTGGCACAGATTAGAATATATGCGCATATGCACGCGTATGTGTTATCGTCAAGGGCAAAGAAACCTTAGCAGGCACATTTGAGTGGTCGTTTCACCGTGTgtgctagcaaaaaaaaaaaaaaaaaaaaaagaaagaaagaaaaaaaaaaaacggcttcaTTGCTGACAATGAAATCAGATTATCACTACCCTACCCGGCTATTCTCGTATTACTGCTTTATGCTCTTTTTCACCTACCTTCGTACACTGACAGATCGCTCTCAAACAACCACCCGAATATGCCAATGCCTCCTAATTCGCCAAGTTTACCTGCTATCTGTCACGTACTGGTTACGCGCGGTGACCTGATAGTCTAACGTTTCTCATCAGTTAACTGGAGGGACACCTGGGCGAAAAGCTGTCGCAGCAGCTCGACAAGGGTCCAGGGTCCATCACATGGCAACAACACATGCACTATGATAACATACAGTATCATATAATAATACAGTGAATAGTACAGTACACgtataagaagaagaaaaatacagaaaatCCAAACGGAAACCTTCTCTCCTAAAGAAAAAAACTACACAGTTATAACTAGAGACCGAAACTTTAGGCAAAATGCCTACATTTTCTTTACTTCCTTATCGCGACTATTTAACATAGCACGAACTATGGATCTATAAACGTTTTAGTTGCACTTTTATTGTGCCTATAAATGCTTATTTCGAATTTGGTGCCTATGTTAGATTTGCGGAGCCTAAAAATGCTTTTCCCGTGTTTTGTGCCAGCCTTATTTTGTTCTAATGTTAAGACCATCTGGGAATCTTGGCTGAAGACAGCTGATTATTACTACAAACACTTTTCCGGTGTAACGGCTGCTATGAACAGCTTTGCAGCTGACGAGCGCATCGCTGCGAGAAGAGCTCAAATTGCGCTAAGCGACGATACACTTGAAAGTCACTTATACTCGTGCGCTCACTTCACGTTTTTAGCCAACATCATAGAGAAACTGGAATGCTCGGGCGCAACTTATTTCGGGCGCAACTCATTTCGGAAGCTCAGGAATAGTTCTCCACTATGATCAATGT harbors:
- the LOC119460706 gene encoding GDP-D-glycero-alpha-D-manno-heptose dehydrogenase translates to MPAAEEVLVTGGAGYLGSCLVPLLLERGWRVAVYDTFSRGLGPLLPVAHRVRLVRGDVRDGAALASALKGVGAVVHLAAVVGYPACSRDPELAESINVGGTRTVLEQLSPSQRLVFASTGSCYGAVTEGLCTEETPLSPLSVYGSTKEQAEDLVLKHGCVALRLATVFGVAPRMRVDLLVNDLSRRALRDGELEVYEPDFWRSLLHVRDAARAFALALDRYDEMRGRAFNVGDDALNVTKAKLARLICDRAGGVRLLLGAPGRDQDRRDYRVSHARIREELGFRASVSLEQGVDELLKALPLMKPHELCMN